Proteins co-encoded in one Acidithiobacillus caldus ATCC 51756 genomic window:
- a CDS encoding addiction module antidote protein, with translation MDIQFSRYDTVDYLQTEEDMVAYLDAVMEDGDPALIAAALGDIARARNLSRLAREVGMSRQGLDKALSGKGNPSLATVLKVAKALGLRLAFQTARQG, from the coding sequence ATGGACATCCAATTCAGTCGCTATGACACGGTAGACTACCTTCAGACCGAGGAAGACATGGTGGCTTATCTCGATGCGGTGATGGAAGACGGCGACCCTGCATTGATTGCCGCAGCGCTGGGGGACATAGCCCGCGCCCGCAATCTCAGCCGCCTCGCCCGAGAAGTCGGAATGAGCCGCCAGGGGCTGGACAAGGCCCTTTCGGGCAAAGGCAACCCCAGCTTGGCTACGGTCCTCAAGGTCGCCAAGGCGCTCGGGCTAAGACTGGCCTTTCAAACAGCCAGACAAGGTTAA
- a CDS encoding IS5 family transposase: MTFAEEPSLSRRRKQTKRERFLAEMDAVVPWARLVALIEPHYPKGGSGRKPMPLERMLRIHFLQQWFGYSDPGMEEALYEVPLLRQFVGIDLGRDFVPDETTILKFRRLLERHALAQAIFAEVQAVLREKGLFLQEGKTVDATLIHAPSSTKNRDRQRDPEMSSTKKGNQWYFGMKAHVATDLQGIVQAVDFTAAKVPDHQRLEGLLTGEESVVLADRGYDYPQVHDTLVARGIRNAVARRRYPGQKTGLAALKRYNRAIARIRARGEHAFRVLKCQFGYQRTRYRGLAKNGAQLTTLFALANLYMLRRYLLAA; encoded by the coding sequence ATGACCTTTGCCGAGGAGCCCAGCCTGTCGCGACGCCGCAAGCAGACCAAGCGAGAACGCTTTCTGGCCGAGATGGATGCCGTGGTTCCCTGGGCCAGGCTTGTGGCCTTGATCGAGCCGCACTATCCCAAGGGTGGCAGTGGCCGCAAGCCCATGCCCTTGGAGCGGATGCTGCGTATCCACTTTCTCCAGCAATGGTTCGGCTACTCCGATCCGGGGATGGAAGAGGCCCTGTACGAGGTTCCCCTGCTCCGTCAATTCGTCGGTATCGACCTGGGCCGGGACTTCGTTCCTGACGAGACCACGATCCTGAAGTTCCGCCGCTTACTGGAGCGCCATGCGCTTGCTCAGGCCATCTTTGCCGAGGTGCAGGCGGTGTTGCGGGAGAAAGGGCTCTTTCTGCAGGAGGGCAAGACCGTGGATGCCACCTTGATTCACGCCCCGAGCTCCACCAAGAACCGAGACCGCCAGCGGGATCCGGAGATGAGCTCCACCAAGAAAGGGAATCAGTGGTATTTCGGGATGAAGGCGCATGTGGCAACGGATCTCCAAGGTATCGTACAGGCGGTGGACTTCACCGCGGCCAAGGTACCGGATCATCAGCGGCTGGAGGGGCTCCTTACCGGAGAGGAGTCGGTGGTCCTCGCTGACCGGGGCTATGACTATCCCCAGGTGCATGACACGCTGGTGGCCCGAGGCATACGGAACGCGGTAGCGCGGCGACGCTATCCTGGGCAGAAAACCGGCTTGGCGGCCCTCAAGCGCTACAACCGCGCCATTGCCCGGATCCGTGCCCGGGGAGAACACGCCTTCCGGGTGCTGAAGTGCCAATTCGGTTATCAGCGAACCAGATATCGGGGTCTGGCCAAGAACGGTGCTCAACTGACCACGCTCTTTGCCTTGGCCAATCTGTACATGCTGAGGAGATATCTCCTGGCCGCGTAG
- a CDS encoding type II toxin-antitoxin system RelE/ParE family toxin — MKEIIKSDIFDRWLIALRDRRARARIEVRIRRLSLGNPGDVKPVGEGVLEIRIDYDPGYHVYFMSRGPLVIVLLCAGDKSSQDRDIALAKNIAAQWKE, encoded by the coding sequence ATGAAGGAAATCATCAAATCCGATATTTTCGATCGCTGGCTTATCGCACTTCGTGACCGACGAGCCCGAGCAAGGATCGAGGTGCGAATTCGGCGATTGAGCCTTGGTAATCCCGGAGATGTAAAACCAGTAGGGGAAGGCGTATTGGAAATACGGATTGATTACGATCCAGGTTACCACGTCTATTTTATGAGTCGTGGCCCATTGGTCATAGTACTGCTTTGTGCTGGCGACAAAAGCAGTCAGGACCGGGATATTGCCTTGGCCAAGAACATTGCAGCACAGTGGAAGGAGTGA